From the genome of Streptomyces spinoverrucosus:
CAGGTCCGGCGACCTGCTCTTTTCCCTGATGCAGCGTCATGATCGGGCGTCTTCCGGTGGGTTGACGCCAGGGCTATTATCCACGCCGTCAGCGCCCGCGTGCAATTGCACGAGAAATTGCGCGAGAATCGGGTAGGGAACCCAGCACCGTGAACTGAGGGAGGCCGCGATGCCAGTGATGCGGAACGGAGTGCGGGCGAGTGCGCTGGACGCCCGCTGGATCAAGAGCCGGCACAGCAACGCCGAGGGCAACTGCGTCGAGGTCGCCGCGCTGCTCGACGGCGGCGTCGCGATGCGCAACTCCCGCGATCCCGACGGGCCGGCGCTCGTGTACACGGCGGCCGA
Proteins encoded in this window:
- a CDS encoding DUF397 domain-containing protein, with translation MPVMRNGVRASALDARWIKSRHSNAEGNCVEVAALLDGGVAMRNSRDPDGPALVYTAAEVAAFLAGAKEGEFDHLV